GTCCCCATGCTGGCCCGGCAGCTCGACGAGAAGTGGCCTTACGACGATGCCCTGGCGATGGCCATCTGGTCGGACAAATCCAAGGTCAGCCCGGCCGTGGTTGAGCGGCTTCGGCCGCTGATTGGGCGGTATTTCTGATCGGCGCGGCAGGGGAGAGGTGGAGGGTGCGGAGAGGGACAGCGGCGAGGACCCAGAGCCATGACCAACAAGCGGAACGGATCATCGCTTCGTACAAGCCTTCTCGGCGTGGGCATGCTGGTCGCGGTGGTCGCGATCATGCTCTGGCTGGTTGGAGTGTTCAGACCGAAGATTGGCCAGGATGCCGCCCCCCCCGTTGGCGGGCGGTCGATCGACGGCATGGTCCTGGTTGACGTGGTTGGGGTGCGTGTCCCGGTGCACGAGACCGCGGTCGGCACGGTCAAGGCCGTGCACGAGGCCGCGGTGGCGTCGAAGCTCCTGGCCAAGGTCGTGGCCGTCCATGTCAAGGCCGGACAGGCGGTCACCAAGGACGAGGTGCTGGTCGAACTGGACAGTACGGACTTGAAAGCTCGCCGAGACCAGGCGAAGGCGGCCGTCGATTCGGCCCGGGCGAATCGGGACCAAGCCAAGGTCGAGTATGACCGCACCCAAAGCCTGAGCAGGCAGGGGGCAGCCGCGCCTCTTGAAGTGGACAAGGCCAGTAACACCTTCAAGGGAGCAGAGGCGGATCTGCAGCGGGCCGAGCAGGCACTCAGAGAGGCGGAGGCCATCGTCGGCTACGCGACGGTTCATTCGCCGCTGACCGGCGTGGTCGTCGACAAGAAGGTGGAGGTTGGCGATACCGTGCAGCCGGGGCAGGTGCTGGCCACGCTCTACGATCCGACGCGCATGCAGTTGGTTGCCCGGGTTCGCGAGTCGCTGGCCCAGCGGCTCGAGGTTGGCAGGACCATTCCGGTTCAGATTGATGCGTTGGATCTCGATTGCCACGGCCAGATCAGCGAGATTGTGCCGGAGGCGGAATCGGCCAGCCGGACGTTCTCGGTCAAAGTGACCGGTCCGTGCCCACCGGGCGTATACGCGGGGATGTTTGGGCGGCTGATCATCCCGCTGGATGAGGTGGAGATGCTGGTGGTTCCTCAGGCTGCGGTGCGACGGATCGGGCAGCTGGATGTGGTCGATGTGGTTGAGGGCGGCGTGCTGGTGCGGCGGTCCGTGCAACTGGGTCGGAGCTTCAAGCCGACGGGTGATGAGCCGGCGAAGGTCCAGGTTCTTTCGGGCCTCGAGGTTGGCGAGCGGGTTGCGGTCGCGGGCCATGGCTCCGCCGCCAGTCAAAGGGGGGATTGAGCATGCCTGGCCCCAGTGACCCGCCCCCTGCGGCTCATCCAGCCGTTCCGGCGCTGGCGACGCCCCACCACGGTTTCACCAACGCCATCGTGCGCGTTTTTCTCGAATCCAATCTGTCGCTGATGCTCATTCTGCTGGCCACGATCACTGGCGTGGCCGCCTTGCTGATCACGCCGCGGGAGGAGGACCCGCAGATCGTCGTTCCGCTGGCGGACGTGTACGTCCACTGCCCCGGGTACGCGGCCGAGGACATCGAGCAGCTTGTCGCCACACCGCTGGAGAAGCTGCTCTTCCACATTGACGGCGTGGAATACGTCTACTCCATGTCCAAGGAAGGAATAGCGATCATCACCGTTCGCTACTATGTCGGCGAGGACCGCGAACGGAGCCTGGTCAAGCTGCACAAGAAGATCGACGAGAACCTCGACGCTGTCCCGCCGGGCGTCACCGGCTGGATCATCAAGCCGGTTGAGATCGACGACGTGCCGATCGTGACGTTGACGCTGACGGGGACCCGGACCCGGTCGCACATGCTCCGGCGTGTGGCCGAGGAAATGGTCGTGCGTCTGGCTGCGGTCGAAGGTGTCTCCCGGGCCTACGTCGTGGGAGGTGAGCCGCGGGTCGTCAGCGTGCGATTCGATCCCGATCGTCTACAGGCCTACAACGTGTCGCCGCTTGAGGTGCGGCAAGGGCTGCAGTTCGCCAACGTGAGCGTATCGGCGGGCGAGTTCGCGCTGAACGATCAGGTGGTCAGAGTGGACGCGGGCAAGGCGTTTTCCACTGCGGGGGAGCTTGAGGGACTCGTGGTGGGCGTCTCCGGCGACCGGCCGGTGTACCTGAAGGACGTGGCTGCGATTGAGGATGGTCCGGCCGAGGTCACCAGTTACGTTCGGCACGGCTGGGGTACCGCCCGGGCCTTCGAGTCTGACCATGACCAGCCGGGCACGCTGGTCGGTGTTACCGAGGGCACGACCCAAGTTGAACGCACTTCGGCGCCGGCCGTCACCATCGCCCTGGCCAAGAAGAAGGGAACCAACGCGGTCCAGGTGGCCCGGGCGGTGCTCGCGGCGAGTGAACGGCTGAGACAGGAGGTCGTGCCCGACGGCATCGATGTAGTCATCACCCGGAATGCGGGGCTGACCTCGAACGAGAAAGTCAACGAGTTGGTCGAAGCTCTAGGTGTAGCCATTCTGTTTGTTCTGGCGGTCCTGACACTGGGTCTCGGCTGGCGTGAGGCGTTGATTGTAGCCATGGCCGTGCCGGTTGTTTTTGGGCTGACCCTGCTGGTCAACCTGGTGGTCGGGTTCACCATCAACCGCGTGACGCTGTTTGCGTTGATTCTGTCGCTAGGCCTGCTGGTCGATGACCCGATCGTGGACGTGGAGAACATTGCCCGGCATTTCGGGCTGCGGCGTCGCGCGACCCGGCATATCGTCCTCGAGGCCGTGGCCGAGATCCGCCCTCCGCTGATCACCGCGACGCTGGCGGTGATTGTGTCCTTCCTGCCGATGTCGTTCATTACCGGGATGATGGGGCCGTACATGCGTCCCATGGCCCTGAACGTCCCGGTGGCCATGGCCATGTCCATGCTGGTGGCGTTCACCATCACGCCCTGGCTGACGTATCACCTTTTGCGGCGCAAGTACTCGGCACGTGGTGTGGAGGCCGTTCATCACGTTGACGCGGACGACCCTGAAGTCGTGAAGAGGACTTTTCTGTACCGTCTGTTTTACCCGCTGATGGCTCCATTGCTCCGCTCCCGAGGAGCCGCGTGGGCCTTTCTGCTGGTCATTGGCATTTTGACGGTGGTGGCCGCGGGACTAGCCGCCACCCGGCATGTTCCGCTGAAGATGCTGCCGTTCGACAACAAGAACGAGCTGCTACTGGTTCTCAATTTCGACAAGGGCACCACGCTCGAGCGGACCGACGCCACGGTGCGGCGGATGGAGGCGTTTCTGAGCGGTGTGCCGGAAGTCACGGACTATGTTTCCTACGTGGGGCTGGCCTCGCCGATGGACTTCAACGGGCTGGTCCGCCACTACTACCTCCGCCAGGGCAACGACGTGGCCGAGATCCGGGTGAATCTGGTGGGCAAGAAGAGCCGCCCGCAGAAGAGCCACGCGGTGGGTCTGCGTATCCGCAAGGAACTGACCCGGATTGCGGCCGACGGCCGCGCCCGGCTCAGCATCGTGGAGACGCCGCCCGGTCCGCCGGTCATTGCCTCGATCGTGGCGGAGATCTACGGTCGGCCCGACCATGGGTACGGGGATCTGGTGGATGCCGCCAAGACGGTGCGGGCCCGGATGGCCGCCGAGCCGGGGGTTGTCGATATCGACGACAGCGATGAAGCGAGCAGCCTGAAGCTGGTGTTTGATACCGACAAGGAGAAGGCGGCGATCAACGGCGTCTCGGTCGAGGACATTGCCGCGACGGTTCGGATGGGGCTAGCTGGCGAGTATGTCGGGACGGTTCGCGTTCCTGGCGAGCGGAACCCGTTGCAGATTGAGCTGCGTCTTCCGCGAGCGCTGCGTTCCAGCGATCTTGATCTGTCCCGACTGAACGTCATCGGTCGCCGCGGGAACCTGGTTCCGCTGGCGGAACTGGGACAGTGGCGTGAGGCCCGGGCCGACAAGACCATCTACCACAAGAACCTCCAGCGGGTGGCGTACGTTTTCGCCGAGACTGCCGGACGCCCGCCGGCCGACTGCGTGGTGGACATGCAGGCGGATCTGCTCAAGGACGGCCCGGGGCAGGGGCAAGAGGCGATGGACACCGGCCCGGCACGGAGGAACGAGGCGGGCAGTGGATGGGTGGCCGGATCGAGCGCCAGGCCGGTCGACGGGCGGACCTTCTTCACCAACGGGAGCGGGATCGCATGGTCACTGCCGCGTGGCATCCGTGTCGATTTCGCCGGCGAGGGCGAATGGAAGATCACGCTGGATGTCTTCCGCGACCTAGGCCTGGCCTTCGGAGCGGCGCTGGTCGGCATTTACATCCTGCTGGTCGGACAGACCCGGTCGTTTGTCATTCCCGTGGTGGTCATGATGGCCATTCCGTTGACCGTGCTCGGGATCATGCCCGGCTTCTGGCTGCTGAACGTTTTGACCGGGGGGCAAGTCGGAGGGTACGCCGATTCGGTCTTCTTCACCGCGACCGGTATGATCGGCATGATAGCCCTGGCAGGTATCGTCACGCGCGACTCGATCATTCTCGTGGATTTCATTCATCTGTCTCTGGCCCGCGGGCGTTCGCTGTTCGATGCAATCATGGAAAGCCGCGTCGTGCGTCTCCGCCCCATCCTGCTGACGACGGCCACCGCCATGCTGTCCGCCCTGCCGATCGCGATCGACCCCATCTTCTCCGGGCTTGCGTGGGCCTTGATCTTCGGCCTGCTCGCTTCGACGGTGTTCACCCTGTTCGTGATCCCGGTCACCTACTGGCTGGTCTACGAACGAAGGCCCGGACATGGACTGCCGATCTCCGAGGAGGATTGAATCGCATGGCCGATACCCGGAAGGACAGCGTGTTTGAAGAGCGCAGCGACCTGTATGACGCGCTGATCGACTGGCCCAAGCGGTTGGCATATGAGGCCCCCTTCTACCGGCGATGGTTTGGACATGTCGGAGCCAGGCGGGTGCTGGATGCGGCCTGCGGGACCGGCAGACATGCGGCCCTGTTCCATTCTTGGGGGCTGGAGGTGGAGGGGGCTGATCTGAGCGCGGGTATGGTCGAGTACTGCCGCCGGACTCACGGCCAGCCGACCGGGCTGAGCTGGACGGTGCGGTCATTTGCCGAGCGCGGCCCGGTCGGTCGTTTCGACGTTGCGGTCTGCGCCGGCAACTCGCTGCCCCTGGCCAACGACCGAGAGGTGATGGAACGAGCGGTGGCCGCCCTGATCGCGTCCGTCCGACCGGGGGGGATCTGCATCATCCACGTGCTCAACCTCTGGAGGTTTGCCGACGGGCCGACGACATGGCAGAAGTCGAAGCGTGTCCGGGACGATCACGGGGATCGCATCCTGCTGAAGGGCTTTCATCGCGTGGGGACACGAGCGTTCATCGACTTCGCCGAGTTGCGACTCGAACCTGGCGGCCGGATGGTCAGCCGGTTCGACGTCTCGAGCTTTGTCGGGCTGGAAGCCGAGGACCTGGCGGCCATGGTGGATCGATCGGGTGCTTCGCCGCTGCACCGGTTTGGCAGTTACGAAGAGACCTGCTACCAGCGGGAGACGAGCCCCGACCTGATTCTCGTGGCGGAAAGTCGGGGCTAGGGCCTTTGGCCGACGGCAGCCGGGGGCGATGCGGTTCGGGTGTTGGCCTACCTAGCCGGGGGTTTGGCGGGCACTGCGGGCTTCGGCGCGGGCGCGGTGGCCGTTTTCGCGGCCGGTCTCATTGCCGGTCTCGTCGCAGGCCTGAGCGTTGCGCCGGGCCTAGCCGGCTGAATGGCGGCCCCGCGCGTGGTTGCTCCTGCCGGGCGCGTGGCTGCCGGCCGGGTGGAGAGCATCCGCTCCAAGTCGACGAAGGAAGGTGCCGACGGCTTGATGGCGGAACCCACCTTGGCGGGCCTGCGCGGCGGCTGGACGCCCACCACGGGGTACTTCAGGAAGCTCTCGGCAATCGCCTCCTGGTACTTGGCGCCTGAGAAATACACCCGCATGTTGCGTTGGATCTGTTGCTCCTCGAACGGCCGATTGCCCGGCTTGCGGGCGGTCACGTGCAGGAGGTGGTAACCCAGTGGCGTCTCGATGATATCGCTGAACTGACCGACCTCGAGGGCGAAGGCGGCCTTGGCGATCATCTCGTGTACCATTCCGTGCCGGGTGAAGGCTCCCAGGCTGCCGTTCGGGTTTCTGAAGTCGCTCTCCGACACGCACTGATCCCAGGTACGTTTGCCGGCCAGGATGTCTTCGCGCATCTTGACGAGCCGGGACTTTTTCTCGGCCCGGACCGCGGGGGTGTCGGTGGGGGCAACGACGAGCATGATCTGGCGCGTATCCACGGTCGTGCCGTCGAAGTCGGTGGGATGATGATCATAGACCTTCTTGAGGGCCGCGGTATCCTCGCCGATGGTGTTGCCCTGGCGGATGAGCTCGGCGCGGGCCAGTTTGATCCGCAAGTCCTCGCGGTAGGCTTCGAAGGAGAATCCCTTCTCGGCAAAGCGCTTCTTGACCTCATCGAGGGTGGCGATCTTGGCGTTTTTCATTCGCCGCTCAATCTCGGCTTCGAGCTTGGCGGGCGGGATCAGTTCGGGATGGTCGGCCAGATAGAGCTCGAACAGCCTCTGCTCCAGGAGACGACGGACGATGGACATCGCCTGGGCATCGTACTGCTCGGGCCTGAGGAGCTGGACGGCGGCGGTGAAGTCCTCCTGGGTAACGACTGCCTTGTCGCCCACCCGAAAGAGGATGATCTCGGATTCAGGTTGGGTGGCGGGCGCCGTGGCGGGCGCACTTCCCGAGGGAGACGAGGTCGCCGCGGTCGGCATCGCGGCCACTGAAACAGACGCCCCGAAAGCCACTCCCACCAGCGCTGCCCGACGAGCTGTCATGAGTTTGGTCATCATCGCCTCGGATTCTCCTCAAGTATGGCGTTGAGCCACGGTCGGGGCGGCCGGTGTCGCGATCATCGCGAATACACGACCACCTCCCTCCCTCCCTCCCACCTCCCTCCCCTCCCACCTCCCTCCCTCCCTCCCCTCCCACCTCCCTCCATCTTCTTTCGGTCAGGCCGCGGGGCCGCCTGAAATACCGTCCCGCGGTTTGGCCTTGCCGAGCAACAGCCTCAGGTTATCGCGGTGACGGCAGACCACCAACACTGCGATGACGACGGCAAAGACGTAGAGGGGCCACAGTCGTTCGCCGGTGCCCCACTGGTCGCGACAGAGGCGAGCCGCGACTGCGAATATTATCGGAAATGCGACCGCTGCTGTCACGGACCCGACGGCCACGATGCCCGAGAGCTTGGTCACGACCGCCCACAGGGCAAACGCCAGCAAGCCGGGGAGGGTGAAGTGTGGGTAAACGGCGAGCATGGCTCCGAGGGAGGTAGCGACGCCCTTGCCTCCTCTGAAGCCGAGGTAGACGGGGAACATGTGGCCCAGAACGCCGGCGGCGGCCACCAACATCCACAGCAGGTAACCCTGGTACCCGGTGACGGCCGGATCCCAGGGCGCGCCGGGTCTGAGGAGACACCGGCCGGCCACCAGTACCGGGATGAAGCTCTTCAGGAAGTCGAGGGCAAAGACCAGCAGCCCGTACTTGCGGCCCAGCGTCCGGCCCACGTTGGTCGCCCCGATATTGCCGCTCCCCCGCGTGCGTACGTCGACGCCCCTGGCCAAGCCGACCAGCAAGCCAAACGGGATGGCCCCCAGCAGGTATGCCGCCGCCACGCACAGGACAGCAGCGATCGTGTCGCCCGACATCAGCGGTAACCTCCTTGCCTCAAATCGTGACCATCTTTAACCTCCTTATAGAGCTCGTAGACCTTTTGGGCATGAGCTCGCATGGTCACGTCCTCGACGACCCGCGGGGCGGCGGCGGCGCAAGCCCGGCGGTGGTCGTCATCGGCGAGCCGCATGATGGCCCCCGCCAGGGCGGCGACATCCATGGGCGAGTCGATCACATAGCCCTCTCGGCCGTCGGTCACCCGCTCGGCTGCCCCGTTGAAACGCGTGGTGATGACCGGCAAACCCGAGGCCAGGGCCTCCAGGACGACGCGGCTGCAGGGATCATAGAACGTGGGATGCACGAGGACGTCGGCGGCGTGGAAGAAAGCCTGTATCCGTTGGGTGGAACCGGCGAAGGTGATTCGATCGGCCACCCCCAGGCGCTGAGCCAGCTGGGCCGCCCCGCGCGGATTGTCACGGCCCACCACCAGGGTCCGCAGCCGCCGTCTGCCCAATGTTCCACCCACGCCGCCCTGCGACTCGATCCGGGCCACCGCTTCGATCAACCGGTCCACGCCCTTGAGCTTGAAGTTGTGGGCCACGCACAGCAGCATCAGCTCGTTGTCCGCCAAGTGGAATTGCCGGCGGAGTTCCGCCCGATGCTCGGCACGAACCGGCAGGGGTGTCTCGTCCCCATCCACGCCGTTGAAGATCTCACGGACCCGCGCGCGATCGAAGCCGTAGTGGCGGTGAAGCTGATCCGAGACATAACGAGAGATCGCGATGACCCATGGAGGTGGTCGACGGGTCAGGAGTTGCCGCTCCATGCGCGCGATCGCCCGATACTTGAGGTTCAGGCACTGCCCCGCCCTTTTTAGTCCCCGCGCCAGGGGGGCAGAGCGGATGGCCAGGTTACGCTCCAGCATCTCCGGGACCGTCCCGCCTCGGGGTTGATAGATGTCCGCGACCGCACAGGGCATGATGCTGTGGACAATATCGAAACTGCCTTCGCGAACCGTCTGGCTGACGCGGTGGGCAAATGCGATGGCTCTGGACCCGCGCAGGCGATGCAATGCACGAATCGGAACGACGGTCAGATCGGGAGTCGAGGGTGCGTGCGTGGTGGTCAGAATGTGCACCTCGGCGCCCAATTCGGCCAGATGCTGTGCAAACTGGAGCGTGGACGTCTCGGCTCCCCCTCGCCAGGTCTCGATTCGCTCGATGATCAGTGCGACTCTCATGAGCAGCGATCCGCGGTCAGACTGCGGCGGCCAGCCGGACTCGGCAGGCTCGTCTCTTGGCCAGCCCGGGAGCAGCCTCTTGCCCTTCTGTCGTTTTCCATCCTGTTCCTCACGCCCGTCGGTCTCGCCTCTCAAGTAACCCCACCGCGGCTCCACTCTCCGGCCAAGGGCGCGGGGTGCCGCCTGGCCATCCTGGCGACCTTGGCTGCCACCGGTCCGGCCAGCTCTCGGGCGGTCCCAAAGCGCGGGCAGGCCCGTGCATACCGGCAGAGAAACCGCAACCGCTCGAAAGGCCCGACCCGGTCGCTCGGCACCGAGAAGCTCAGGGCGGCCAGATCCTTGATCACCCACCGCCGGAACCGCCATTTTGGCCGGAACACGCGTTGGAGATCAATCAGCGTGAACCGTGGGCGACCGTCGCCACCTGGCTCGGCCTCCGCCTGGGCATCGAAGAAGATATGGCACAGGTACAGGTCCCGGTGAACAAAGCCCGCCCGATGGAAGCGGGCCACAAAGCACGCCAGTTGATCGGACAGGGTCCGTCGGCGCTGATGGTCGGTTTCGAAGGCGGCAGGAGCGAGATGTCGAGGCAGCCACCGCTCCAGGGAGTCGCCCCGGACCTCCGCCAAGACCACGAAGCTCCGCCGCTCCCAGGGGCCAGCCATCAGCTGGCCGTATCCCACGGCCGTAGCCGCCGACACCCCGGCCGCCGCCAAGGCTCGGGCATTCCCCCACTCCGTCCCGCCGGTGCTCGCCAGCCAATGTCCTTGGCGCCACCGCTCGAACTGGTGCCGCAGCGGCGGGTGGTCGAAGCGTTTGAGAAACAGGACCCCGGGGACGGCGGACGGTCCGACGTCCGATAACCTGATCCGCCACCGCTGCCGCCAGCTTTCAAGCGTCGCTTTGTCGAGTCGATCGCCGTCCTGCCAAGCGAACACCGCGGCGAGGTCGGTCAGTCCGTGCCGCGCCGCCAGCTGATCGTAACCGCAGTGCCATTCCACACGAGCGCCCATCCGCCGTTCACCTGTTGGGGTATTCCGGTCGGAACAGGCTATCGACCCTGCAGATGAGATGCAACGGGGCGTCCCCCGGAGCCCGTCAGTCAAGTTGGCGGGAGTCGGCGTGCACAAGGTAACCCCTCGGTGATAGAATACGCTTAGGAATGGAAGTCGAGGCTGAAGAGCCCCGACACGAGGGCCGCGCCGTTAACACCGTGGCTCGACGACCTGAGATAGTCAGGGTCGGCGAGGCGGAGTCAGCGTGGTCGCCGTATGTTCGGCTAGCGGAGCACAACCGAGGACGGGAGGAGGTCGGCGTCAACCCGCGATGGGGTTGCGTCCTTCATCCTCACCCGATTCGAACCGACTCCCCGTCAGAAAGGACCGCCATCGTGCCTGGCTCCAGGAACCTGCCGTGGACTGCACCGGCAACCGGGAGCAGGCTGACGCGTGTGCTTGAATCGAGGCATGGCGTCAGCCTTTCTCCGCCGGCATTCCTGGTGGTCTTCGCGTGGGTTGCGACCTGCGGCGTCCCGGTGCTGGTGGCCGGGGCGCCCGGTGAACCGGCCTGCCTGGCGGACTCAGTCGCACGGACGCAATCCGATATCCTTGGGGATGCGGTGATCAGGAGAACCGACGCGGGTGCGACCGGAACCGTTGACCCCGCCGCCCATCGTCTTCCCGATATCGTGTCGTACAGCATCGGTTACTGGGAGTGCTACGATCCGCGGGGCAATCCCTTCTGGGGCACGTGGTCCACGAGCAGCGATTTCTTTCGGCTGGATGTTGTTTTCAGCGGGCTGGTGAATCCTCCGGGGCCTTTGGCCTGCTGCGGGAACCCGGCTTTTGAGCCCTTCCTGTATGGTCCGCATCCCGTGCTGGGGTACATCGAGTTTGACATTGATGAGAATCCCGACACGGGCGGAGAACTGGATCGCCCGGAACTGCGTTACCTGGGCAACGTCGGCCGTTTTGGTGGTCTGCCCAGAGAGCCCTTCCTCTCCGTGCGGGCGGCCATCAGCGACGGTGCGTTC
The Phycisphaerae bacterium genome window above contains:
- a CDS encoding glycosyltransferase family 4 protein, translating into MRVALIIERIETWRGGAETSTLQFAQHLAELGAEVHILTTTHAPSTPDLTVVPIRALHRLRGSRAIAFAHRVSQTVREGSFDIVHSIMPCAVADIYQPRGGTVPEMLERNLAIRSAPLARGLKRAGQCLNLKYRAIARMERQLLTRRPPPWVIAISRYVSDQLHRHYGFDRARVREIFNGVDGDETPLPVRAEHRAELRRQFHLADNELMLLCVAHNFKLKGVDRLIEAVARIESQGGVGGTLGRRRLRTLVVGRDNPRGAAQLAQRLGVADRITFAGSTQRIQAFFHAADVLVHPTFYDPCSRVVLEALASGLPVITTRFNGAAERVTDGREGYVIDSPMDVAALAGAIMRLADDDHRRACAAAAPRVVEDVTMRAHAQKVYELYKEVKDGHDLRQGGYR
- a CDS encoding class I SAM-dependent methyltransferase, producing the protein MADTRKDSVFEERSDLYDALIDWPKRLAYEAPFYRRWFGHVGARRVLDAACGTGRHAALFHSWGLEVEGADLSAGMVEYCRRTHGQPTGLSWTVRSFAERGPVGRFDVAVCAGNSLPLANDREVMERAVAALIASVRPGGICIIHVLNLWRFADGPTTWQKSKRVRDDHGDRILLKGFHRVGTRAFIDFAELRLEPGGRMVSRFDVSSFVGLEAEDLAAMVDRSGASPLHRFGSYEETCYQRETSPDLILVAESRG
- the plsY gene encoding glycerol-3-phosphate 1-O-acyltransferase PlsY, which produces MSGDTIAAVLCVAAAYLLGAIPFGLLVGLARGVDVRTRGSGNIGATNVGRTLGRKYGLLVFALDFLKSFIPVLVAGRCLLRPGAPWDPAVTGYQGYLLWMLVAAAGVLGHMFPVYLGFRGGKGVATSLGAMLAVYPHFTLPGLLAFALWAVVTKLSGIVAVGSVTAAVAFPIIFAVAARLCRDQWGTGERLWPLYVFAVVIAVLVVCRHRDNLRLLLGKAKPRDGISGGPAA
- a CDS encoding peptidyl-prolyl cis-trans isomerase, whose product is MMTKLMTARRAALVGVAFGASVSVAAMPTAATSSPSGSAPATAPATQPESEIILFRVGDKAVVTQEDFTAAVQLLRPEQYDAQAMSIVRRLLEQRLFELYLADHPELIPPAKLEAEIERRMKNAKIATLDEVKKRFAEKGFSFEAYREDLRIKLARAELIRQGNTIGEDTAALKKVYDHHPTDFDGTTVDTRQIMLVVAPTDTPAVRAEKKSRLVKMREDILAGKRTWDQCVSESDFRNPNGSLGAFTRHGMVHEMIAKAAFALEVGQFSDIIETPLGYHLLHVTARKPGNRPFEEQQIQRNMRVYFSGAKYQEAIAESFLKYPVVGVQPPRRPAKVGSAIKPSAPSFVDLERMLSTRPAATRPAGATTRGAAIQPARPGATLRPATRPAMRPAAKTATAPAPKPAVPAKPPAR
- a CDS encoding efflux RND transporter permease subunit, with product MLILLATITGVAALLITPREEDPQIVVPLADVYVHCPGYAAEDIEQLVATPLEKLLFHIDGVEYVYSMSKEGIAIITVRYYVGEDRERSLVKLHKKIDENLDAVPPGVTGWIIKPVEIDDVPIVTLTLTGTRTRSHMLRRVAEEMVVRLAAVEGVSRAYVVGGEPRVVSVRFDPDRLQAYNVSPLEVRQGLQFANVSVSAGEFALNDQVVRVDAGKAFSTAGELEGLVVGVSGDRPVYLKDVAAIEDGPAEVTSYVRHGWGTARAFESDHDQPGTLVGVTEGTTQVERTSAPAVTIALAKKKGTNAVQVARAVLAASERLRQEVVPDGIDVVITRNAGLTSNEKVNELVEALGVAILFVLAVLTLGLGWREALIVAMAVPVVFGLTLLVNLVVGFTINRVTLFALILSLGLLVDDPIVDVENIARHFGLRRRATRHIVLEAVAEIRPPLITATLAVIVSFLPMSFITGMMGPYMRPMALNVPVAMAMSMLVAFTITPWLTYHLLRRKYSARGVEAVHHVDADDPEVVKRTFLYRLFYPLMAPLLRSRGAAWAFLLVIGILTVVAAGLAATRHVPLKMLPFDNKNELLLVLNFDKGTTLERTDATVRRMEAFLSGVPEVTDYVSYVGLASPMDFNGLVRHYYLRQGNDVAEIRVNLVGKKSRPQKSHAVGLRIRKELTRIAADGRARLSIVETPPGPPVIASIVAEIYGRPDHGYGDLVDAAKTVRARMAAEPGVVDIDDSDEASSLKLVFDTDKEKAAINGVSVEDIAATVRMGLAGEYVGTVRVPGERNPLQIELRLPRALRSSDLDLSRLNVIGRRGNLVPLAELGQWREARADKTIYHKNLQRVAYVFAETAGRPPADCVVDMQADLLKDGPGQGQEAMDTGPARRNEAGSGWVAGSSARPVDGRTFFTNGSGIAWSLPRGIRVDFAGEGEWKITLDVFRDLGLAFGAALVGIYILLVGQTRSFVIPVVVMMAIPLTVLGIMPGFWLLNVLTGGQVGGYADSVFFTATGMIGMIALAGIVTRDSIILVDFIHLSLARGRSLFDAIMESRVVRLRPILLTTATAMLSALPIAIDPIFSGLAWALIFGLLASTVFTLFVIPVTYWLVYERRPGHGLPISEED
- a CDS encoding efflux RND transporter periplasmic adaptor subunit, which translates into the protein MTNKRNGSSLRTSLLGVGMLVAVVAIMLWLVGVFRPKIGQDAAPPVGGRSIDGMVLVDVVGVRVPVHETAVGTVKAVHEAAVASKLLAKVVAVHVKAGQAVTKDEVLVELDSTDLKARRDQAKAAVDSARANRDQAKVEYDRTQSLSRQGAAAPLEVDKASNTFKGAEADLQRAEQALREAEAIVGYATVHSPLTGVVVDKKVEVGDTVQPGQVLATLYDPTRMQLVARVRESLAQRLEVGRTIPVQIDALDLDCHGQISEIVPEAESASRTFSVKVTGPCPPGVYAGMFGRLIIPLDEVEMLVVPQAAVRRIGQLDVVDVVEGGVLVRRSVQLGRSFKPTGDEPAKVQVLSGLEVGERVAVAGHGSAASQRGD